One genomic segment of bacterium includes these proteins:
- a CDS encoding glycosyltransferase: MLYLALSIFILFLINLLLIYSAKRVFQVCKSENVEVNISIIIAAKNESRNIRQLLEALQNLDYPSEMYEVIIVDDNSTDNSFNILNSQIVSLKNFSAFELRNENKIGKREALSFGISKAKYPFILITDADCRPQTNWLKACSKNFSLGHFMLFGIAPFYQDEGFVNKISCFENLRSTFLSISMASIGLPYTAAARNFGFTKEAFNAIGGYSQTNDTISGDDDLLLREAVKKNLKIGIVTDANSFVYSDTKKTFKEYLNQRARHTKTSLHYLKKHQLVLGFWHLLNLFFLLSPILMLFNFLFAILLPAKLVIDFFINTVFQKIPGYKFSMAERFYLQIFYDALLVVHFFNASFSKIKWK; this comes from the coding sequence ATGTTATATCTGGCACTATCAATTTTCATACTATTCCTGATTAATCTTTTGTTGATTTATTCAGCTAAAAGAGTTTTTCAAGTATGTAAAAGCGAAAATGTGGAAGTAAATATTTCCATTATAATCGCAGCTAAAAATGAATCAAGAAACATCAGGCAGTTACTGGAAGCTTTACAGAATCTCGACTATCCTTCAGAGATGTACGAAGTAATAATTGTTGATGATAACTCGACAGATAACTCTTTTAACATACTAAACTCTCAAATCGTTTCTCTCAAGAATTTTTCAGCATTTGAATTAAGGAACGAAAACAAAATCGGCAAGAGAGAGGCGTTGTCATTTGGAATAAGCAAGGCGAAGTATCCTTTTATCTTAATTACGGATGCTGATTGCCGACCTCAAACAAATTGGTTGAAAGCCTGCTCAAAAAACTTTTCACTTGGTCATTTTATGCTATTTGGAATAGCACCATTTTATCAAGACGAAGGTTTTGTAAATAAAATATCCTGCTTTGAAAATTTACGCAGCACCTTTCTTTCTATCTCAATGGCCTCAATTGGATTGCCGTACACTGCAGCAGCAAGAAATTTTGGATTTACTAAAGAAGCTTTTAATGCAATCGGAGGTTATTCCCAAACAAACGATACCATAAGCGGTGACGACGATTTGTTGCTGCGGGAAGCAGTTAAAAAAAATTTGAAGATTGGAATTGTAACAGATGCCAACTCATTCGTCTACTCAGATACAAAAAAAACATTTAAGGAATATCTTAATCAAAGAGCAAGGCACACTAAAACTTCACTGCATTATCTGAAAAAACATCAGTTAGTTCTTGGGTTCTGGCATCTGCTTAATTTATTTTTTCTTCTTTCACCAATACTAATGCTTTTTAATTTTCTTTTTGCAATTCTACTTCCTGCTAAACTCGTTATTGATTTCTTCATTAATACTGTTTTTCAAAAAATACCTGGATATAAATTTTCAATGGCAGAACGCTTTTATCTCCAGATTTTTTACGACGCACTTCTTGTTGTCCATTTTTTCAACGCTTCGTTTTCTAAAATCAAATGGAAGTAA